The genomic stretch AAGGGAGAATAATCTCATCATTGAAGATTGGGAACTGGTTCCACAAATAGGCACACTGCTTCTCAATAATGACGCATTGAGAGTATATATTGAAGAGAAGACAGAAGACAGAACACAGAACATAGATATAAAACTGCCTGAAGAATTTCTTAAGGTCAGCGACCCTCAGTTTGCTGATGTGCTAATCACAAATAAAAAGGAAATAGGTTTAAATGTCATTCCCGCGCAAGCGGGAATCTATCAGCTTTATCTCCGCCCCAAAAATCTTGTTGTAGGAATCGGATGCAACAGCGGAACATCAGCGAATGAAATAGAGGATTCTGTTAAAAATACATTAGAGAAAAATAATTTATCATTTTTATCAATTCACTCCATTGCAACCATTGATAAAAAGGGCAATGAACCAGGATTAATAGCGTTTGCTAAAAAATACAGTTTTGAGATTAATACATTCACGCCGGATCAACTTAATACTGTAAAGGGAATACTAAAATCAGAGGCTGCATTTAAGGCAACAGGGGTAAATGCAGTGGCAGAACCAGCAGCACTCCTCGCTTCAAGGACTGATAAACTAATTATTCCAAAACAAAAAACAGGAAATGTAACAGTGGCAGTGG from Nitrospirota bacterium encodes the following:
- a CDS encoding cobalt-precorrin 5A hydrolase translates to MDSGSKTAIFYITNNGLNLAQRLRGLYPEAQIVKFKSETVSNIWNVCNNFVFIMATGIVVRTIAHLIKDKKTDPAVVVMDEKGEFAISLLSGHLGGANEIANEIAKFLGGEPVITAASDVNSMTSIDLWARENNLIIEDWELVPQIGTLLLNNDALRVYIEEKTEDRTQNIDIKLPEEFLKVSDPQFADVLITNKKEIGLNVIPAQAGIYQLYLRPKNLVVGIGCNSGTSANEIEDSVKNTLEKNNLSFLSIHSIATIDKKGNEPGLIAFAKKYSFEINTFTPDQLNTVKGILKSEAAFKATGVNAVAEPAALLASRTDKLIIPKQKTGNVTVAVAVKKSYKLTNKKLRNSKLDSSLVTRHSSLEGKLYIVGTGPGGI